A window of Nocardia arthritidis genomic DNA:
ACAGGTGCTGGACCTGGTTCATCCCTCACTGTTCTGCCTCGTGCGTGGGGTGAGCCGCTCGGACGATTCGGCGTGGCCGAAATCCGGAAACTACGGTGCGCGCTTCGCGTACTCGGAGAAATTCCAGTGGCTGCCAACCGATGTCGAGGTCGGCGCCGATGGCGATGTCGTATTCGGCTCATATGTCAACAATGTCCACCCCATGGCCCATCGCGAGCTCGGGTCCGTGCTGCCGGATATTTTCGCGCGCCTGCGTCCGCTGTTCGAGAATGTGCTCACGGATCTGCGTGAGCCGCGGCCGCGGCGCATCGTGCCCGATGCCGAGACCTGGTACGACGATGCCCCGGACAAGCCGGTCGAACCCGACGATGACGACGAGGACGCCCTGCTGGCGTTCGAAGATGCCATGGACGAATGGTGGGATACGCGCCGTCCGGTCGTCCCGGACGCGCCCTTGTTCAGCCCGCCCGCCTTGCCCGACGACTCCGTTCGAATCGACCTGCGCGGCCGCGGATTACAGGTCATCGTCAAACTCGCCAATATTCATCTCACTCCCGACAAACCCGAATACCCCGGCGGTGCATGGCATGTCGAGGGAATGATGAACGAGCGCATCGTTTCGACCGGCATCTACTACTGGGACAGCGAGAACACCACCGAAAGCCGGCTGAGTTTCCGTGCGGCGATCGAGGATCCGTATTACGAACAGAACGATGCCCCAGGTGTGCGCGACGTCTACGGCCTCGATGACGAGGATCCGATGAATCAGGTTCTGGGATCGGTGCGGACCAGTACGGGCCGCTGCCTGGCCTTCCCGAATATTCTCCAGCATCGGGTCGCACCCTTCCGGCTCGCGGATCCGACCCGGCCCGGGCATCGCAAAATTCTGGCGTTCTTCCTGGTCGACCCCTCGGAGCGGATCGTCTCGACATCTGATGTGCCGCCGCAACAGCCCTGGTCTTCGACATCGACCATGACGCTGGAACAGGCCAAGGAGTATCGCGAGCAATTGATGCATGAACGGAAGTACCTCGTCGGGCAGCACGACCAGGAGCTGTACGAGCGCGAGTTCTCCCTCTGCGAGCATTGAGTGCCCAGCCGTAAATATCGGCCTGCCGAACGCGCAAGGAGTCGTTAACGCGCGGTCGAAAGCCGCACGGCCCGTATTGGATTCGTCCGTGTCGATCTATATGCCGAGCCGGCTGCAGCCATTGGGGTGGGTGGCCGGTCGGCGTGGCCGCAGGGCGACGAGGACAAGATGTGGGCCATTCGGGACGACTGGTACGCCGCGAGCAAGGCTTTGGACGGTCTGGTATCGGAGATCCTCGGAAAACTCGTCGGGCCGCGGGCGGCGCGGTTCGTCGTGCGGACATTTCTGCCGCGGAGTATCGATGGGTGCGCTCACCGGTGGTAGCAAGGGATTTCGGGATTCGCTCGGCCGGGTCGTCACGGTGGGGCGGTTCGATGCGCCGGGTGGGCATTTCGAAATCCCGCCACACGACGGGACTTTCCCGCCGCCGCGGGATGGAGTGGCAGGCCATGTAGCAGGGGATGGGAATACCGTTGGTGCACAACAGAATGCGAGCCACAGTGCCGGAAGTGGTCATACGGCCCCGTCCGGGCCGACGCGCGGTGGTGCGTCGAGCGTTCGATCCGGTAACGAGGTCGGCACGAACTCGGGCGGTGCGTCGGCCGTCGAGGACACGCATGCGCAATCGGTGCTCCAGGCCGGGACGACCGGCGCAGCGGTGGAACCGGCCCGTGCTGAGCACAACGTCGAAAACGCTTCGGAGTCAGCGCATGTTGAGCCGGAGCGGACTACCCGTGAGCCGGATGGCGAATCGGTGGAGTCGGAATACTTCGATGCACGCAGCTCTCTCGAGTCGGAGTACTTCGACGCGCGGTCGTCTCTGTCCGAGGAGAGCAGTGCCGAAGAACCGTGGCGGAAGGATCGAGTGCGTGATCCCGGATCGAATCTGCCCTATACGCCGAGGTATCTGAACTACCCGGCGAACACGCCGTACACGGCTCCCGACGCGCCTGCGGCAGGTATCTGGCCGCCGGTTCCGCCGGAACCGGATCCGTCCGACCCCTGTCCGCCGGAATCGGATCCCGATTCGGACTCGCGAGGCGCGGTGCCGAAGGCGGATCGGCAACGGCCGCAAACGGCTTCGGTGGCC
This region includes:
- a CDS encoding DUF4246 domain-containing protein, with translation MTDLSAFPLPFLASRRMPVAPPRTLRELEMMRLSAEIRAKPQWFVKMNDPEIVARWTREAAEQGLTGAQIRYVLAELAYYAELRDPRTGIEVSAVDGVWQSDTLIDDELKTRLRDAVRVLEEVPDEERDWHPGSNEQVLDLVHPSLFCLVRGVSRSDDSAWPKSGNYGARFAYSEKFQWLPTDVEVGADGDVVFGSYVNNVHPMAHRELGSVLPDIFARLRPLFENVLTDLREPRPRRIVPDAETWYDDAPDKPVEPDDDDEDALLAFEDAMDEWWDTRRPVVPDAPLFSPPALPDDSVRIDLRGRGLQVIVKLANIHLTPDKPEYPGGAWHVEGMMNERIVSTGIYYWDSENTTESRLSFRAAIEDPYYEQNDAPGVRDVYGLDDEDPMNQVLGSVRTSTGRCLAFPNILQHRVAPFRLADPTRPGHRKILAFFLVDPSERIVSTSDVPPQQPWSSTSTMTLEQAKEYREQLMHERKYLVGQHDQELYEREFSLCEH